A region from the Benincasa hispida cultivar B227 chromosome 12, ASM972705v1, whole genome shotgun sequence genome encodes:
- the LOC120067411 gene encoding uncharacterized protein LOC120067411: MADKQANQNLAQQLAHAAQNPIIMANSSTRPMREYASPGLYDFSPTIIYPTPDGTRFEMKSVMLQMLQTAGQFRGARGEDPHAHMKCFLETCNSFVIPGITPEAIRLSLFPYSLRDDAKQWMCIRDRNRASQMVADAAAAGSIMDKSYTEAKEILDHIAKHNMEWVDDTYDARA; encoded by the exons ATGGCGGACAAACAAGCAAATCAAAACTTAGCTCAACAGCTAGCCCACGCTGCGCAAAATCCTATTATAATGGCAAATAGTAGTACGCGTCCCATGCGGGAGTATGCGTCTCCTGGgttgtatgatttctcaccaaCGATCATATACCCAACACCAGATGGGAcaagatttgagatgaaatctgtGATGTTACAAATGCTCCAAACAGCTGGACAATTTAGGGGTGCTCGGGGAGAAGACCCTCACGCCCACATGAAATGTTTCCTGGAGACGTGtaattcatttgtgattcctggaatcacccCAGAAGCTATCAGGCTATCTTTATTCCCATATTCTCTGCGTGACGACGCAAAGCAATGG atgtgtataagagacaggaacaGAGCATCTCAAATGGTAGCTGACGCAGCTGCAGCTGGCAGTATCATGGACAAATCTTATACTGAAGCTAAGGAAATATTGGACCACATAGCCAAGCATAATATGGAATGGGTGGATGACACTTACGATGCAAGAGCATAA